One Neovison vison isolate M4711 chromosome 2, ASM_NN_V1, whole genome shotgun sequence genomic window carries:
- the SLFNL1 gene encoding schlafen-like protein 1, with protein MEPPMEPPGKQPPQESPPEDPAPEAAPSAHILYVDHLNPQFSVPVLACLLRDMLERLELPVAREHIEVVRRPRKAYALVQVTAHEATLAALPWRLQAALEEHQIPKELVARGKELVLGEGPGPSSGKEEEDSGPSPRSYPSPAHSTPARARRASRGQPGGTRSDSAIVRQEIEGQERLFQGAFLGNETRSVEFKRGGGEYLSLAFKHHLRRYVCAFLNSEGGSLFVGVEDSGLVQGVRCGHRDEDRVRLLVDSILQGFQPQVFPDAYTLSFIPVVSASAGSTPLKVIRLSVHAPKAQAEPQLYETDQGEVFLRRDGSIQGPLSGHAIQEWCRQKWAAELSKLEQRLTALTAEKEQLQQQLQQRAPVSCTCCVL; from the exons ATGGAGCCCCCCATGGAGCCCCCAGGCAAGCAGCCCCCGCAAGAGAGCCCACCCGAGGACCCAGCCCCTGAGGCCGCCCCCAGTGCGCACATTCTCTACGTGGACCACTTGAACCCCCAGTTCTCGGTGCCCGTGCTCGCCTGCCTGCTGCGGGACATGCTAGAGCGGCTGGAGCTGCCAGTGGCACGCGAGCACATCGAGGTGGTGAGGCGCCCACGGAAGGCCTACGCGCTGGTGCAGGTGACGGCCCACGAGGCCACTCTGGCCGCCCTCCCCTGGCGCCTGCAAGCGGCCCTGGAGGAGCACCAGATCCCCAAGGAGCTGGTGGCCCGCGGGAAGGAGCTGGTGCTGGGTGAGGGCCCAGGGCCCTCGAGCGGCAAGGAG GAGGAGGACAGCGGCCCAAGTCCCCGCTCCTACCCCAGCCCCGCCCACAGCACCCCAGCGCGGGCCCGGCGGGCGTCCCGGGGCCAGCCCGGCGGCACGCGCTCCGACAGCGCCATCGTGCGCCAGGAGATCGAGGGTCAGGAGCGCCTCTTCCAGGGCGCCTTCCTGGGCAATGAGACGCGCAGCGTGGAGTTCAAGCGAGGGGGCGGCGAGTACCTGAGCCTGGCCTTCAAGCACCACCTGCGGCGCTACGTGTGCGCCTTCCTCAACAGCGAGGGCGGCAGCCTGTTCGTGGGCGTCGAGGACAGCGGCCTGGTGCAGGGCGTCCGCTGCGGCCACCGCGACGAGGACCGCGTGCGCCTGCTAGTGGACTCCATCCTGCAGGGCTTCCAGCCCCAGGTCTTCCCCGACGCCTACACGCTCTCCTTCATTCCGGTGGTCAGCGCCTCGGCCGGCAGCACGCCCCTCAAG GTGATCCGCCTGAGCGTGCACGCCCCCAAGGCCCAGGCTGAGCCGCAGCTCTATGAGACCGACCAGGGGGAGGTGTTCCTGCGGCGGGACGGGAGCATCCAGGGCCCGCTGTCCGGCCACGCCATCCAGGAGTGGTGCAGGCAG AAGTGGGCGGCAGAGCTGAGCAAGCTGGAGCAGAGACTGACGGCGCTGACCGCGGAGAAGGAGCAGCTccagcagcagctgcagcagcgCGCGCCGGTCTCCTGCACCTGCTGCGTCCTGTGA